The sequence tatacaCGACAAATTGAATCTAAGATGAAAAGTAGAGAGATCAGCATTGTGGTGTAGTTCCTGATTTCCCTGGGGGTCTGTGTTCAAAGAAGCATAAGTTCAAATCTCTAGGAGCGTAAATTTGTTTACATTACAGTGCATTAGTGTTACTATTAGCCCAGAGATGTACATACTAAATTGAATGACAAGTCAAAATCGAGTGGGTGCTGTAAACTATGTCACTGACAAAGAAGGTAAACAAAACTACCACAGGAAATGCTGCCAAACTACAGTCTTCTTTTGCCACTTTCAAAGATGGAAGCTAGTATATAATTGTATGTTTATGTATTATCTTATGTGATGGACAACCAGGGATCTTGCCCGGATGGAACGCCCTTTGTAGGAGAAGACAGGGGGAAATTGCATACTGCCAGGAATACCTCCCCTgtgacacgagagggcagcccccttggtttacatTGGGGCCACGGAATGGtagcttagaagctcaactcaGTGCGGGTCCGTggacaccgccagggggcacctggactgctccagagtctggacatgtagcacttctgccacacccggaagtgctaccgGATGTTAatcaaggggcacctggagcacttccgggtgcactataaaggaggcctTCGGAAACGAAGAGGTCTGAGCAGAAGGAATGAGTACTgttggagcactgtgttgtgtgcaggacttgataaataaaacaagtgtgttttggacatacgGTGTTTGTCTGTGCAAGGGGCCCGTCTTCTACACTTAATaagcagttaaacaaatgaggcatacttttaaattcttttattaaacaaacaaaaatatatataatgttgcATGGATGGACCAGTCTAATATTTAAATGTAGGTACAAGTAAAACACACAGGCCAGAGCCAGCGCCTAGCAAACTCAAGAAAAGCATGTATTGGCAGTGGAAAGGCCACTTCAACGGTGTGGCAAACCCTATCATCCTACTAGATGTACAGGAAAAGTTTTTATTAGGACAGCTGAAACTTTGCTGAGCATATCTAATGTTCCCCTAGGATAATAATGGGCCACTTATTCAGGAGTTGGATGATCATTGAGCCACACTGCTTACTCAAAACAACAGGTTAAAGCCTCTTTAAGGTTACAGAACAATCAGGGGTGGATGGATGATACATGATGGCAAAGAGGCCTCTAGGCAAGTATGCCTGTTGACACCATGGAAGTGACACATTTCCTGTGCATCTCAATGCATCACAAATTTGTACTGGGGTCTGGCCTGCTTTTCCTAGACTTATGACAACAAATGCATTGGTAAGACTGTCTGTATCccttaaatgttatttctttCAAATAATTAGAATGATATGAAAAGACCAAGATAGTGGAGTAGCagttatttgtaaaattttgtttataAGCAGCTACTAAACATAAAGAAGGCATATTTGCTGCTTCAAAACATATATTACATTAATTGAAAAGTCATTCTGGAGGGGAGCTTGTATGttctctcttttttaatatgtgcaCTTTTTAAAAGTACTGTACATCTTAAAAGATGTTCCTGTTAAGCAACTCATTATTCTACTTCAGTCTAACTAAAcgttaaataatatgtatttttttaactggAAAGAGTGGCAATTTGAACataaatggattaagcaggtttcattaatGTTATGGTAACAATCAAACACCAAGTCTGGAAGAGCACCACACTTTAAAGAAAGATGATGCCTGGAGACAGGTtcagtaacagaaataaaatgattaaGAAGCATCACTGTAAGCTCCTGTGTAGAGAAGATCCACAAATAAGGAGGACCTTGTTCAGAGACATGAAGAGAAGTGAAAGAAAAGTCTTGAATAAACACACAAAGGGACAAAAGAGAACTCAAGGTGTATAATTTCAGTAGGTCAGTACTGGTGTGGTGGATGCTAAGGAGTCTACAGAAAATGAAGACTGTGGAAGAACAAGAAATCTCAAGAAAGAATTTACTAATCAGGGGCATCTTATTACTGAGATCCAGTCTTGAAGCACACAAAGCATTTACAAttgacagagccgactatacctccttagaaggctggcgtccttcaatatctgcaataagatgctgcagatgctctATCAGAGAGTTgtgacgagtgccctcttctacacggtggtgtgctgtggaggcagcataaagaagagggacgcctcacgcctggacaaactggtgaggaaggcaggctctattgtaggcatggagctggacagtttgacatctatggaggagcgatgggcgctgagcaggctcctgccaataatgtagaatctactgcatccactgaacagtatcatctccagacagaggagcagcttcagcaacagactgctgtcactgtcctgctccactgacagactgaggagatcgttccttccccacactgtgcgactcttcatttccacccatGGGGTTTAAACagtaacactacacaagattatagacagTTATACCtacctcacactctccaccttgcagtttttaacttgcactgtgcttttattgctctttaactaatattgtttttatcagtatgccgctgctggagtatgtgaatttccccttggggattaataaagtatctatctatctattagaaacGATGTTTCAAAAATATACAATTCACCATTCAGGCCCTGATGTAATTAATGATCTTTATactgtggatggatggacagcattTATATTTTCTAAAGGTTTGAAGTTTATGTAAAGCTTATCTTCCTTTTATTCAGCATGGATATGTTTGTCaagtattgtttatttttgttagaaagtttttggactattgctcagtttggaggactcagacagcatctctgcaatatataaaatcattttacagtccatccctttcaaagatccaagaggacaatgggaaaaagatctgtcactcaacatatcagaaaaggagtggaaggtagcaatgcagagaatttactCAAGCTCCatttgcgcaaagcatacaattattcaacttaaaattatatatcgagcacatctgtctcgcttaaaactgtccaaaatgtttccagggcaagatccaacttgtgaacgctgcaatcaagtcccagcctcactgggtcacatgttttgggcctgcaccaaattaacacaaTACTGGACAAAAAATGTaagtacctttcagacagcctgggcgtcacaatccctcctaacccattaacagctgtgtttggtgttcttctagatggatttaaagtggagaaggacaaacaaactgtgattgcctttactacactattggcacacagacttattttgctaaactggaagaatcctaactctcctcttttaagtcagtgggtaactgatgttatatactatttgaaattggaaaaaatcaaattctcagttagaggatctgtgcagaactttttcaaaacctggcaggatctaatcaataatattttagaataagatcttaaagcactgaggaaataattctGCTCGCATTTTTTtgtctgcctattaaactcatcaatttatgtattttgaccagctttaagttcTACTCtgatggccatgctctctttctcaggggtgggggttgagttgttttgttttcaatcctattttttgtaaaaattgatctatctgtattgaatgattataataaaatcaataaaaaagaaagcttttGGACAAGGTGCTTCTTCTAATAACTTGTTAACCATATAatattgaaaacagtaaaaaaaaatgcaaaaaattgcaGAATTTGTTTATATTAATAAGAACTCTGCATTGCAAGCAATGAAAGTATCTGAAATGTTTTGTACAGTTGTGTATATAGTTAATGTCATGTTAGGTGGTGCTTTGATGGTGGTGTGGTATAGCACAGCCTTTCAAAATGTATCTTAAATCATATTCCCAGCTGTTAAGATAACCTTCAAGATAATTAGGTTATACTGTATCTACGTTTTAGGTTATTAAGCATGGCCTCATATTAAAAAAGACAGAGCATTTGCTTTAGAGACCACAGAGTGGCACAGGTATCACAGGGTCTGGCATGTACAGTAGCGTTTCTTTACAGTCAATCTGAACTAAATAGTTTCTGTAATGTTGGTAGGAAATTTGCAGCTCATGTAGtttgttaaattattaaaagaatgattgttgttaaaaatactgtattagcTATCAGCACTGCATATTCTCTTATTCTGCCTGCATATTATGGCTATCTATAGAAACACTGTATAAAATCTAGGTTAAAAATTCAGAAGGATTTGAAAATTAAAGCATCTTATAAATTCCATGCATGTGTTCCAGCATTTAACTAAAATGATCTTGTCATTTAGCACACAAGTTGAAGCATtcacagaaatgtaaaaatgcaaaaaatggaaTTAAGCTATCTATGATAGAGTAATCcttaaaaactaatcagcacctGGAAACCACTAAGCTTCTAAATTTATTACACCGTTCACAAAATCCTGTTTTAGGAATTTGGAAATGATTATTCACAAACATCTATGATTCATTTATGAAATTCCAAAACAAGCACATAGTTATTCTTTCATATTTGGAATGAAATTGTGCATTTATCTTACTAATGTGGATCGTGAGCAATTTTCAACAATGAAGAATCAATTCTCTTGTGTCTCCCTATTTTCCTTACTGCATTTTAAAAAGCTTAAAAAGACGTGGCAGATATTATGTAGAGGGGTAAGTAACATAACACTAAAGCTACTTTGCTTTAAACCTTATGATTATATCTACTGTGCTCTATGTGACGAGGACTGgtttatatgtttaaatataaatcttCTTCACATTTTATACCTTGTACTTCAAAATAAATATAGCTCAAGATAATTAAATAACGGAACATTAAGCACTGTTTCTAAATTTTATTAAAGAACTTATTTTCTCATATGTGAATGGTAATCCCAATGAAGCTTTTATTACTCATATTGCTTTTGTGTCatgttttaaattatgttaaaaagtCCAAGTTAGACACTGCTATGGTTATATGGCCTAATCctcaattttaaaattacttaaacTGTACATCTCGACAGAGTTGCAGGCATAAAGAAATCATAAAGCTATGATCAGCTTCTAAGACATGTGAAAgtcttaaaatgaaaacaaaataccaaACCATAAATGAAACCTTGACAGTGAAGTGATGCATCTCAGACTGCAGTGACTATTAGTAGCAGAAAATGCATTTAGACTGTGGCGGGCAGCTGGAGACCTTGCTCGTCCGGAGCGCCCAtatgatggaaggaccaggggagaggacatATCCAGGGCAATACCCAGAACACAAAAGGGCAACCCCCCTAGATTacattggagcttagaagctcagccctgctggggcccgtggccaccacaagggggcgcctggacagttccagagccctggactgcagcacttccgctacaacTGGTTGTGCTGATGGCAGAGGATCGGAGaggacctggagcacttctgggtccacTATAAAAGAGGTCACCTCACTCcgtttgaggagccagagtcaggaggaggaagataaagcttgctgggagaggagtggaggcagcacagaagagaaagggagagagaaagagagagagagaggagggacTGAGAAGTATTGTGTGTCACTATGCCTGTCTGTGTGCAGGTTTAGGGAGCTGTACTGCCCCGATATACCACAATACAAACATTTCAAAAGCAGCTAATGGTAGCTAGACACAAACTTAGGGGCACATGGCTGCAAGTTCAAGAAGAGAAACTGTAGCTAAAAGACAGAAGGAGATATTAAAGAAGAGGAGAGTATTTAATTAAACGTGATCACAGAAATGCAGTTCACACAAATGCAAAAATGCCAGTGATAGAAAGAGACTGTACACAAGGGTGAGCTCAAAATCTGCATGAAGTGTTTATCAGAAGATGCTAAGTCAACATACATGAAAACTGTAAGAAAGACCCAGTGAGCTTCTAATACTGTAGGAGACATTTAACCTCCAGGAGCTTGTTGAGTATATTACTAAACTATCCATTGATATAATCTttctttaacacacacacaatactctGTATATCACAGAATTATCTATTAAGTACATCTTTTATTCTTACTGATTGCTCAGATAAACACAAATTAATTCAGCTACTGTAATTACTTAGACAAGAGCTAGAGAGTTAGATACTTCTGTTTTGTCTGTATAATTTATTGTGCTTTGgggtggaaaataaaataaaatgaaaagcaagaaATGATAGAATAAAGACCATTTTCTTCAGTAttcaaagattaaaatgtaaTCATGTTTTAGTTCAGTTTTCGAttacattatttaatataattaaaacaagtattttatgtacagtactcTAACAGTACATGTACTTGCATTCTATcactaatgttattttttaatatgactcattgttataaaaatatttattacacaaaAATGTGATATGTCTCTCTTTAATACAGTGAACAAAAATTTGAGTTTCCAAACAGGTAAATAAGTTTCCAATTTAAGTTTCCAAACAAGTAAATAAGTTCTTAAGCACACCAGTAGGAAGTTAGAATAatgttttttgctttgatttattaGTTAAATTACTGAAATAGGTGACAACTGCAGGAATTGCAGTGGGAGGTTTATGTCTTAAAACAACTCACAATGAGTTTTAGAAGGAAGGCATGTCATACTTTAGGGCTGTAGTTGTTAACATATCGCCACTCCTCAGTTGCAGGAGTTGTCACCTTAagtgaagaagaagatattaaagaagaggaaagagagaatttaattaatttaatttcctaAGGGAATTATACCACATAACTGTATGACAAGAGAGTTTCTGAGTTTTCACAATGATTCCATGCCATGTATTGTCTCTGCAATTAACACAAGGTTACAGTTATTTTGATATCCAGTTGAtgaaaagaaaagccaagcaaaatgacacgttttattagctaactaaaaagattacaatatgcaggctttcgaggcaactcaggccctgattacatcttgcctgaagaaggggcctgagttgcctcgaaagcctgcatattgtaatctttttagttagccaataaaacgtgtcatttttcttggcttttctctacattcataatggctaacatggtaaaacaccctagtactacagttgaTATAAATAATGCCATAATATGCACAGGAGCACCAcataaaagtaaacaaataagCATCATAGATAATTTGGTTGCATTGTACCTTATGTGCTGGATATATGTATTGTAGTTCTCAGTATAGATAAGTGTATAATTAGATTTCTTGTCTGTGTAGTAGATATAATggggaaaatgtttatttgttttgtttgctgtttcaaaataCTTGCAATTAATTACATACCGAATTGTCAGATGACCAGAAAACCATAACATCATTATCTTCAATTCAGTAACTCAATTTCTGCCTCAAAGACACacaataaatgtcaaaaaacatATTAACATTATGCCAATAACCAGAATAAAGTCATTAACCCAGGCCAACATATGGTATATCACAGGCACAAGTAAGTTGTCTCACTGAGTTCAGCTATTTTTAAATCTGGTCCATTAACATaacacatgtagaataaaggtGGTTACAACCAGGATTGTAGGGTCAACATCAGTGGGGATACATATGCTAGCAGTATCAGTAGCACAGTTTTTGTGTAAAAAAATGCCATGGTCTCACTCCTCTGCAAGCAAGATCACTACACTAAAGCCCTGAGCAAAAGGCAGTTGTGCGTAAAGAGGACATAACTTTTACTTAATACTGTGTCAGgcacatttattttgtgtacttgtgcacctgaaatatttaattacaattatgctAATTATCGTAACTAGATGTTTGGTTACCAATTTGAAGAGACGCATACTGGGTAGAGTACTGAACCGATTTTCCTGAATGTAATTATAAAATCCTGACCTTCTTTTCAGTTAAGTCTCTGAATTTGACCCATTATTAATGAAACCTACCATTCAGTAACTTAAcactaaatgattaaaaatacaaAGGAATAAATCAGCAAGGCAGTAGTATTACTGCCAGTAGtattaggccgggtttatacttcaggCGACGTGATGTGTGTACCTGCAGACGCAAGTGCTGCACAAGCTGTGTATtgtttatacttgcatgcgtactttatgtaaatctggaggattccaccagatggcagtgtgagatatcatcacagcGACAAAACAACATCAGGctttgttgtgaattgcctgaaacattcattaaattcccaggacaccttgccacaatatctctgaaaagggtgGATGTTTAATGACTACTTCTATCAATCCAAGGACACGGCCATTTCAGCTAGCatcgggcacgaggcagaaacaatccctgggcagggtatCAGCTTATCGCAAGGTATATATAAGCATACACACTAGTACactacactagtgtcattttagcatcaccaaatccccaaacctgcatgtccttggaaggtAACCgtagcacactgtggaaacttatcaggaaaacatgcaaactccaggcagggaacagcAGGGACGTGACTCctagcgaggcagcagcactacagcTCTGCCACAGTGCCACACTCACaagtgtaattattaacagtatcaattatttaaatggagctgacgatttatctgtaaaatgtaacatacatactttaacacatttcatcatgaaagtgataccaagtataaatttaaggattctaaatgtgcagagagctgaaacatcataaatttaatgtgtttagTGTGGAATTCGCTGCCTGCCATATGCttctgtacattctgatgctgctACAAGGTtgcaaaaaaaacttttacaatgtATCGCGACATTACGATGGGGCATATGCAACACTTGTATTACCTATGTGAGAaacagatgaagaaaagcaccacaaatacatttgtatgtcagcatttaagtttgatgatttgcttcaccacatcaaaccattcatcaaatatcaAAGCACACCCATTGATCCTGTAGGAACGCCGAAGTGGCTTGCAGTCACATATTGATACTAAACAAAGTCACATTCCAACACTGCGACACTcctactttttgctggtactgccaTGATGTGTTCATGTACGCGTTTTAAGCGTGAACTTTAAACTGGTCTTAAATGTGACCAGCCTAAGAAGACACTACCAGTGCTTGTAACTCACTGCTTTTAATAACTGCAACTTTCATTTATCTGAAACAATATGAACTTGATAATTCAAGCCTTTTCAAAATGCAAAGTGTCTTCAGAAAGTACTTCTACTCTCTAGATTTCTGATAATCAACAAgttcaaatgaaaatgtatttttacaggaTTATTTGAAACTTTTTATCACATATATCACCAATGTCAAAGTGGAAAGACAATTctagagaaaaaatgtaatttatagtaAAAAATAGAATATCTTCAATGAATAGTAGAAACCATGAGTGCAATCACAACAACCCAGTTTATTTGTAAGTCTAGGGTAAAATTTGAATATAGTCCACCAAGTCATGATTTCAGGAGAAACACACCCTTCTATATAATGTCTGACATTTAACAGTATATgtgaaaatagaaaatacaataaatatcatGCTGATTTCAGTAcaactttaacaataatagttatttacatttgtatagtgcttttctcactactcaaagagctttacatagaGAGCCACTTCAACAACCATCACccatgtgcagcatccacctggatgatgcgatggcagccagtTTTCCACAAGTACTATCACTGCAGATTAGAGTATTGGGTGGTGAAAGGGTGACAGACTGTGATCGGTGTTCTAGGAGGGTCACAATATTTTTCTATAGCAGGTAAAGCTACAGCTAATCCTACAGTTAGAGAATGGAAATATTACGAAACCACCAATTATCCTCCCTTAGAATTTGACTGAACAAAAAGGTTCATAACCTTGATGGACTACTACATCAAGcataaaggcaaaacaaaactggTGTGGTTTCAAAAAAAGACAGTATAAGTGTTCCTGATAAAGCCATCCAAGCTCAGTCTTGAATTTAGCAACTTCTTGGCTTCTTTGACATAGTTTGATCAAATTTGCAAGCTAATACTACTTCTAGAATGGTAAAAATGACTAAATTCAATCTTTGATACTCAAAACAACATAACTCAGTGAACTGAAATCtcacaaaaatatttgtcttTACATTGTTTAGTTTGTTGTGTGAATTGaaggaatacattttaatatataaaaatatggtcAGTAATACAACAAAATCGAATTTGATATACATGGAAGCATACTATTTCATGAAGGCAATTTAAATAagatattttattacattatatacatttactatctaaaaattcaaaatgaaaaataaaacatttttaatgaaagcGTTTTGCAAGGAACAGAACACAGAATAACCAAATGTTTTATTATCAATTAATCTTGAAACATTAGTGGAAAGGCAATACAATTTAAAGGATAGTTATTACTTAAAAAATCAGAAAGTACATCATGCAAAGAAAGTTAACAGAATAAAGAAAGAATGAGTAAAGCATAAAGACTGAAACATATTTATattacacaaatatttaaaaaaacttctaaaaggaaagttaaaaacagtgttaattacTGAAGTTGGGAAACTGTATtgagaaaaagggaaaaacaggATGTGTAAGTACAGTAAGTGAACTTAGAAATACAGGCACAAAAGCAGACATTTAACTAAAGATGTATTAAATAATTCACATAAGAGAACAGCAACATGCTTTATTCTTCTTAATACCTGTCATTGATGGGTCATCTGTGCTATCCTTGGCCATCTGTCCACTCAAACTGTGGTGGGGTCCATGACAGAGAGGTAATTTTTGCTCATTCACTGGAATTACATTTTTCTGATGTGATTGGTTGTTCatgttccaatttatttctgaagTTGTTTGATGGTGATTACTTTTTGGGTTTATGCCAGGCTTGTATATTTTGCTGAGCTGGCCTTCAGGATGATAAGAAAGTTGCACTTCACCTTCAATGTCATCATAGTCATCCCCAATAACAACAAGTTCAGCTCGAATTGCTCCCTCAAATCCCACCTCCTTATTAAGGTCTGTTTCATCATTTACATTCTGGTAGCCCATGAATATCATTGTGACAGGTTCTTCACAATCAAAGGTGGAAGAAGTATGGAGAATGTTGCATTCTGTACCTTTATTGACTAAGGATGACTgtccattattataatgtgaatTGACAAACAGAGCAGCATGGTGGTTTTCTCTTTGCCCATGGTAAGAAAACAATGTTGGTTCAAGACTGTCCTCAACACAGGGTTTGTCATCATTTATAAGAATATTTTCATTGTTGTGAATCACCTGAGACTCGTGTTCTTCATGTTCATGTGTTGAATAATGATTTAAAGCCTGCCCATATGGAATACTGTAAGAATGCTCAAAATCATCTTGCAAATGAATGCTATCATTACAGTGCAGTTCTGATTTAACAGGTGTATACATGTTCTTTTCTACTATTCCATAGGATGCAAGTGGACTGTTTGACTCAGACCTGACATGCTCCTTGTTCTGCTTTTTGGGATTGGAAGATCTATTATATGAGCTTGAAAACACTGGTTCATGGTATTCTAAGgcaaattgtgattttttttcagtagcTGCCCTTAAAAGCTCCTCTACCTCTGCTGGTGTCAGTTCTTGCACTCCATTATCAGTAATTTCTCCATCACAGGAAATAGCATAAACTGATTTTCTTCCATCATCGTACACTTTAATTCCTTTCTCTTGAAATGCATCTGCTTTAACAGTTGATGCTGACAGAACTTGGCTTTCTCCTGTTTTCATGTCTTTTTCAACATTGATTTCCATTGCAAATAAAGCTAAAAAAGTAAATGCACATTTTAGAAAGCTACTCAAATAACAATCCATTCACCTTCTCCA comes from Polypterus senegalus isolate Bchr_013 chromosome 14, ASM1683550v1, whole genome shotgun sequence and encodes:
- the LOC120514809 gene encoding palmdelphin-like, whose translation is MEEEELLKERLHAITDKRRIQEEIVRKRAEIEEEKFKLQYLKKKILREKWLMDGLSIQNTQEQETIRKQTHEEQNQAELLQTNILRMEQEIKNLENQEIQISTNEELILKKLKEVEKSAKDIIKNANDDVKQDIIVSQPTEYVYSEIPDLPKSYRPSALKKLPKVAMENNEQAKRALFAMEINVEKDMKTGESQVLSASTVKADAFQEKGIKVYDDGRKSVYAISCDGEITDNGVQELTPAEVEELLRAATEKKSQFALEYHEPVFSSSYNRSSNPKKQNKEHVRSESNSPLASYGIVEKNMYTPVKSELHCNDSIHLQDDFEHSYSIPYGQALNHYSTHEHEEHESQVIHNNENILINDDKPCVEDSLEPTLFSYHGQRENHHAALFVNSHYNNGQSSLVNKGTECNILHTSSTFDCEEPVTMIFMGYQNVNDETDLNKEVGFEGAIRAELVVIGDDYDDIEGEVQLSYHPEGQLSKIYKPGINPKSNHHQTTSEINWNMNNQSHQKNVIPVNEQKLPLCHGPHHSLSGQMAKDSTDDPSMTELEMKMLKLCK